One window of Quercus robur chromosome 12, dhQueRobu3.1, whole genome shotgun sequence genomic DNA carries:
- the LOC126708204 gene encoding scopoletin glucosyltransferase-like, protein MASKPHIVIFPFMSQGHTMPLLDLSKALSYQGLKVTIITTPSNSSSISSYISRYSNIHLKEIPFPQVQELPKGCENTSQLHSLDQLFLFYNATKQLQEPFEEILRDMSKLQDPPACVISDSFLGWTNASCCNFGIPRLAFHGMGVFAMAVKKSLSIHQNHRWMKSDTDSVDVKGVQLCFELTKSDLPNSLRQMDTFLSQFYVEAEKSDLESWGVIVNSFSELEIDHVASLESLYGNNTRAWCVGPFFLYNQMEKASIGPNPYREWTNWLNQHEHEKSVIYVSFGSQAYLSDNQLNELAYGLVLSGKDYICVVNSNNWNPPRDIKKGRGLFVKEWVDQKWVLAHKAIGGFLSHCGWNSVLESLSMEVPILAWPMQNEQHLNAKFLVEEMKVGLQLPTVTRDGNTVRREVIGEAVKELMGGENGKRVRDKAIKMGKMAKRAVQVGGSSYKCLNELIDQLSHVSPVGNGNGIVHSTLATSE, encoded by the coding sequence ATGGCTTCCAAACCTCACATTGTCATCTTCCCCTTCATGTCTCAAGGCCACACCATGCCTCTACTTGACCTTTCAAAGGCACTTAGCTACCAGGGCTTGAAGGTAACAATCATAACTACCCCTTCAAACTCTTCCTCTATTAGCTCATACATTTCACGCTACTCAAACATCCATCTTAAGGAAATACCGTTCCCTCAAGTCCAAGAACTCCCCAAAGGCTGTGAAAACACGTCCCAACTTCATTCACTTGACCAgctctttctattttataatgCCACAAAACAACTTCAAGAACCTTTTGAAGAAATTCTTAGAGACATGTCCAAACTTCAAGACCCACCTGCATGTGTTATTTCTGATTCATTCTTAGGGTGGACTAATGCTTCGTGTTGCAATTTTGGTATCCCCAGGTTGGCTTTTCATGGGATGGGGGTCTTTGCAATGGCTGTGAAGAAATCTTTATCCATTCACCAAAATCACAGATGGATGAAGTCGGATACAGACAGTGTAGATGTAAAAGGAGTGCAACTTTGCTTTGAGCTCACAAAGTCGGATTTGCCAAATTCATTGAGGCAAATGGACACTTTCTTGTCACAGTTCTATGTAGAAgctgaaaaatctgatttgGAAAGTTGGGGTGTGATTGTTAATAGCTTTAGCGAGCTAGAAATAGACCACGTTGCCTCATTGGAATCTTTGTACGGGAATAACACTAGGGCATGGTGTGTTGGTCCATTCTTTCTATATAATCAAATGGAGAAAGCATCGATTGGGCCAAACCCTTATAGGGAATGGACCAACTGGTTGAATCAGCATGAGCATGAAAAGTCAGTGATTTATGTGTCATTTGGATCACAGGCTTATTTGTCTGACAACCAGCTTAATGAATTGGCCTATGGGTTGGTGCTATCTGGGAAAGATTACATATGTGTTGTGAATTCAAATAATTGGAACCCTCCAAGAGATATCAAAAAAGGGAGAGGATTATTTGTTAAAGAATGGGTGGATCAAAAATGGGTTCTGGCCCACAAGGCCATTGGTGGGTTCCTAAGCCACTGTGGGTGGAACTCTGTGTTGGAAAGCTTGTCAATGGAGGTTCCAATATTGGCATGGCCCATGCAAAATGAGCAGCACCTGAATGCCAAGTTCTTGGTGGAGGAGATGAAGGTGGGGCTTCAGCTTCCTACTGTGACACGGGATGGGAATACTGTGAGGCGTGAAGTGATCGGTGAAGCGGTGAAAGAGTTGATGGGAGGAGAGAATGGGAAGAGAGTAAGAGACAAAGCAATTAAGATGGGAAAAATGGCAAAAAGAGCAGTGCAGGTTGGAGGGTCTTCTTACAAGTGCTTGAATGAGCTAATTGACCAACTAAGTCATGTGAGTCCTGTTGGGAATGGCAATGGCATCGTTCATTCAACGCTAGCTACTTCTGAATAA